A window of Thermococcus aggregans contains these coding sequences:
- a CDS encoding glycoside hydrolase, with product MYQKFGYHFHAYQPGDIIYIHDGSGWDPIKYSERLSPVSLKIRDIEVKSRNWTRTIIKAYEYTSDALGSLKPRSVSVDFEPFTLYMILRYKPRIYGEIVDLLMNKVEPVPTTPFHPIMPHLSTFEQEILARISFDFYEPFIKDRDVVGYWLPENVITRETAKIVAESTQKEILFLLDERQFVGLHFPQAKFSCNTYKCDGKIVYVFGRDHQLSDAFAFNTLDVDGLVRAVVEGRVDVFKENSEIPYLVYLASDLEALLSNPQQLDKFLSWVSKLEERGVEVINAVDFIRKKKTGEFKKLEGECSEHFRINIKDYSSWSDYYDLSIDGRTSDIRWLGMRREDGKVVNRIYKGKKVSQLWKYAFTKLFRELNRSIRFGVIDLIHKYLPEASIENIKEFLVRYARIFFREHYEYFEMDTTVEYVMEPLKDLDPTLALKLGRIYYMMLLANHSDPRFWENIDTRVTFGNVSAISKALIELMKVYIEENMHERANYLFLEYMKLLAFPQLYYDYELFKMPGLEGWETTEKAWFESLKSEVPNCDYNVVTRAALYVGKEDLPEDIRNALEVLYDFKKAVADTGHISGELHGNWENKEWCEHRAKV from the coding sequence ATGTACCAGAAGTTTGGATACCATTTTCATGCTTATCAGCCGGGAGATATCATCTATATTCACGATGGCTCTGGATGGGACCCTATAAAATATTCGGAACGACTAAGCCCAGTGTCGCTGAAAATAAGAGACATAGAAGTAAAATCCAGAAACTGGACAAGAACCATTATTAAGGCATATGAATACACCAGTGATGCTTTAGGGTCTCTTAAGCCTCGGAGCGTGAGTGTCGATTTCGAGCCGTTCACACTTTACATGATTCTCAGGTACAAGCCAAGGATATATGGAGAAATAGTTGACCTGCTCATGAATAAAGTCGAGCCCGTTCCTACAACGCCTTTCCATCCGATAATGCCCCACCTCAGCACTTTCGAGCAGGAAATCCTTGCGAGAATTTCCTTTGATTTTTATGAACCTTTCATCAAAGATAGGGATGTTGTTGGCTACTGGCTTCCAGAAAACGTCATAACACGGGAAACCGCCAAAATTGTTGCTGAGTCGACTCAAAAGGAAATACTATTTCTCTTGGACGAGAGGCAGTTCGTTGGTCTTCACTTTCCCCAAGCGAAGTTCTCCTGCAACACCTACAAATGCGACGGCAAAATAGTCTATGTCTTCGGAAGGGATCACCAGCTGAGCGATGCTTTTGCATTCAACACCCTTGACGTTGATGGCCTTGTGAGGGCAGTTGTAGAGGGAAGAGTAGACGTCTTCAAGGAGAACTCTGAGATTCCATACTTGGTTTACCTAGCTAGCGACCTGGAGGCTTTATTGAGCAACCCGCAGCAGCTGGATAAGTTCCTAAGCTGGGTCTCAAAGCTTGAAGAGAGGGGAGTTGAAGTAATAAACGCGGTGGACTTCATTAGAAAGAAGAAAACTGGAGAGTTCAAAAAGCTGGAAGGGGAATGCAGTGAACACTTTAGGATAAACATCAAAGATTACTCAAGCTGGAGCGACTATTACGACTTAAGCATTGACGGAAGGACGAGCGACATAAGATGGCTCGGCATGAGAAGAGAGGACGGTAAGGTAGTCAACCGCATCTACAAGGGCAAGAAAGTTTCACAGCTCTGGAAATACGCTTTTACAAAGCTGTTCAGAGAGCTCAACAGGAGTATACGCTTTGGTGTAATTGATCTAATCCATAAATATCTTCCAGAGGCAAGTATCGAGAATATAAAGGAATTTCTAGTAAGATATGCGAGGATATTTTTCAGGGAGCACTACGAATACTTTGAAATGGACACTACAGTCGAGTACGTAATGGAGCCTCTAAAAGACCTCGACCCAACGTTAGCCCTAAAGCTGGGGAGGATATACTACATGATGCTTCTAGCAAACCACTCAGATCCAAGATTCTGGGAAAACATAGACACAAGGGTAACCTTTGGAAACGTCTCTGCAATCAGCAAGGCCCTAATAGAACTCATGAAAGTTTACATCGAAGAGAACATGCACGAAAGAGCCAATTACCTCTTCCTCGAATACATGAAGCTCCTTGCATTCCCTCAGCTCTACTATGATTATGAGCTTTTCAAGATGCCGGGGCTTGAGGGATGGGAGACAACAGAAAAAGCATGGTTTGAGAGCCTGAAGAGTGAGGTTCCAAACTGCGATTACAACGTAGTAACAAGGGCAGCCCTTTACGTTGGAAAAGAGGATCTCCCAGAGGACATAAGAAATGCCTTGGAGGTGCTCTACGACTTCAAAAAAGCGGTTGCAGATACCGGGCATATCTCGGGAGAACTGCACGGAAACTGGGAAAACAAGGAATGGTGCGAACACAGGGCTAAGGTTTAG
- the cca gene encoding CCA tRNA nucleotidyltransferase: protein MELLKEVLEKIKPSEKERAIVNAVTKEIVGIAEEEIEKKGVSATPRLVGSIAKDTYLAGDHDVDLFLAFPLETSLEELRKTGLELGKSIGERLGHYEVAYAEHPYVRSTYKGFEVDIVPCYNVKSWKDVKTAVDRSLLHTEWVIKNINGRNDEVRLLKRFLKGIKAYGSEVYVRGFSGYLTELLIIKYGSFMNLLENVEFLGKSKIIDLEGWLRKEPEIAYKTVEREKESPLIVIDPVDPRRNVASALSWEKFGVFYFKAREFREKPRLEFFFPPKKETGDYKEILKKKGTHLVTLIFPKPELIDDILLPQLERSAKGFEKSLKREGFEVFDLNWGYVERAFIMLEVDRVERTKVLLKPGPEFLSERALDFYAKNQKVWIRGKRLYSEKAVKESIVDVIEELLAKNQVALGKNLREPIKEAEILLNFVPPELEEEAYLFLSKEKWNIKG, encoded by the coding sequence ATGGAGCTGTTAAAGGAAGTCTTGGAAAAAATAAAGCCCTCTGAAAAGGAAAGGGCAATAGTTAATGCCGTAACAAAAGAAATAGTTGGAATAGCGGAGGAGGAGATAGAGAAAAAAGGCGTAAGTGCAACTCCGCGCCTCGTGGGTTCAATAGCGAAGGATACCTATTTAGCGGGAGACCACGATGTTGACCTCTTTTTAGCATTTCCTCTTGAAACCTCTCTCGAAGAGCTAAGAAAAACCGGTTTAGAACTCGGAAAGAGCATTGGCGAGAGGCTTGGGCACTATGAGGTGGCTTATGCTGAGCACCCGTACGTGAGATCCACTTACAAAGGCTTTGAAGTTGATATCGTGCCGTGCTATAACGTAAAAAGCTGGAAAGATGTCAAGACTGCAGTGGACAGATCCCTCCTCCACACCGAGTGGGTTATAAAAAACATAAATGGGAGAAACGACGAGGTAAGGCTTCTCAAAAGATTCTTGAAGGGGATAAAGGCATACGGCAGTGAGGTCTATGTGAGGGGCTTTTCCGGTTACTTAACAGAGCTCTTGATAATAAAATACGGCTCCTTTATGAACTTGCTTGAGAACGTTGAGTTCTTGGGAAAGAGCAAGATAATAGACCTTGAGGGATGGCTGAGGAAAGAGCCCGAAATAGCCTATAAAACCGTGGAGAGAGAAAAAGAGAGCCCCCTAATAGTCATAGACCCAGTTGATCCAAGAAGAAACGTTGCATCTGCACTAAGCTGGGAGAAGTTCGGGGTGTTTTATTTCAAAGCAAGGGAATTCCGAGAAAAGCCCCGACTTGAGTTTTTCTTTCCACCTAAAAAAGAGACTGGCGATTATAAGGAGATACTCAAGAAAAAAGGCACACATCTGGTTACCCTTATCTTTCCAAAGCCTGAGCTTATAGATGACATACTCCTCCCCCAGCTTGAGAGAAGTGCGAAGGGATTTGAAAAAAGCCTGAAAAGGGAGGGCTTTGAGGTTTTTGATTTAAACTGGGGTTATGTTGAGAGAGCCTTCATTATGCTTGAGGTTGACAGAGTGGAGAGAACGAAGGTGCTCCTAAAGCCCGGTCCGGAATTCTTGAGTGAGAGGGCACTTGATTTCTACGCAAAGAATCAAAAGGTATGGATTAGAGGGAAGAGGCTGTACTCCGAAAAAGCTGTCAAGGAAAGTATAGTGGACGTTATTGAAGAACTTCTCGCCAAGAATCAAGTTGCCCTGGGCAAAAACCTGAGGGAGCCCATAAAGGAAGCAGAGATTTTGTTAAATTTCGTTCCTCCAGAACTTGAAGAAGAAGCTTACCTGTTCCTCAGCAAAGAAAAATGGAATATAAAAGGCTAA
- the thpR gene encoding RNA 2',3'-cyclic phosphodiesterase yields MRAFIAIDINDNVRQKLLEAQEKIEKTKSAKIKFVEPENLHLTLKFLGEITEEQAEEIKRILESIAKKHKKRSVKVRGIGVFPDYNYVRVIWAGIENDEEIRKMAKEIDNALFKLGFKREKDFVSHITLGRVKFVKDKVELMMALKELSNEEFGEFEVSAIELKKSTLTPKGPIYETLARFELAD; encoded by the coding sequence ATGAGGGCGTTTATAGCTATCGATATTAATGATAACGTCAGACAAAAGCTCTTAGAAGCTCAAGAGAAAATAGAGAAAACTAAATCAGCAAAAATCAAATTCGTCGAGCCAGAAAACCTCCACCTTACTCTGAAATTTCTGGGAGAGATAACGGAGGAGCAGGCGGAAGAGATCAAACGAATTCTTGAATCAATAGCTAAAAAGCACAAGAAGCGCAGTGTGAAAGTTAGGGGAATAGGAGTGTTCCCGGATTATAACTATGTCAGGGTAATCTGGGCTGGAATAGAGAACGATGAGGAAATAAGGAAGATGGCAAAGGAAATAGACAACGCACTTTTCAAACTCGGTTTTAAGCGAGAAAAAGACTTTGTTTCCCACATCACACTTGGAAGGGTAAAGTTTGTGAAGGATAAGGTTGAGCTTATGATGGCTCTGAAGGAGCTTTCTAACGAGGAGTTTGGTGAGTTTGAGGTAAGCGCAATAGAGCTTAAGAAGAGCACCTTGACGCCAAAAGGGCCCATCTACGAAACCCTTGCCAGATTTGAGCTTGCGGATTAG
- a CDS encoding phosphoribosyltransferase → MDKVYLTWWQVDRAIFSLADSLREYKPDVIVGISRGGLIPGVRLSHILGDVEFKVIDVKFYKDIGERGEKPVITIPLHGDLKGKKVVIVDDVSDTGRTLQVVIDEVKKKGAKEIKVACLAMKPWTSVVPDFYVFRTDKWIVFPWEEFPVVVRE, encoded by the coding sequence ATGGACAAGGTTTATCTAACATGGTGGCAGGTTGACAGGGCGATCTTCTCACTGGCTGACAGTTTAAGGGAATACAAACCAGACGTCATCGTTGGGATATCAAGAGGAGGGCTCATTCCAGGAGTAAGGCTCAGCCACATTTTGGGGGATGTTGAATTCAAGGTAATTGACGTGAAGTTTTACAAAGACATTGGCGAGAGAGGAGAAAAGCCAGTGATAACAATCCCGCTCCACGGAGACCTAAAGGGGAAGAAAGTCGTTATAGTAGACGATGTCAGCGATACGGGAAGGACTCTCCAGGTTGTTATTGATGAAGTAAAGAAAAAAGGCGCAAAGGAGATCAAAGTTGCTTGCCTTGCAATGAAGCCATGGACTTCTGTCGTCCCGGACTTTTACGTCTTCAGAACTGACAAATGGATAGTCTTCCCATGGGAAGAATTCCCAGTGGTGGTTAGAGAATGA
- the cas2 gene encoding CRISPR-associated endonuclease Cas2: MYVIIVYDVAVERVNKVKKFLRQYLHWVQNSVFEGEITLAEFERIKAGLTDIINEDEDSILIYKLRSMPKRESLGVEKNPIEDII; encoded by the coding sequence ATGTACGTGATTATCGTTTACGATGTTGCCGTTGAGAGAGTAAACAAAGTCAAAAAGTTTCTAAGACAATACCTCCACTGGGTTCAGAACAGCGTTTTTGAGGGTGAAATAACGTTAGCTGAGTTTGAGCGCATAAAAGCAGGTCTTACGGATATCATCAATGAGGATGAAGATTCTATTCTCATTTACAAGCTCCGCTCAATGCCAAAAAGGGAAAGCCTGGGAGTGGAAAAGAACCCGATTGAGGATATTATCTAA
- the cas6 gene encoding CRISPR-associated endoribonuclease Cas6 — translation MEVIALRFKLILACDRSFILPFNYPRSLYGFALKAIETSDLHIAWRVHNVKKDIKFVLSEPRAVGKRGRDWTVTNRGILVNSKKFKLYFSTAELAIANAFAEGISQLEEVKLFGVSFCVEEIKLLKEPNSLSGKPLKTLSPISIIDNNPPNGKHQWDVSPFQSKNSPYKNEPLVWKHLLFENLRSKYLMLHGETYEGSFDIEILDKPRLKEKRLIADRDKKTGKPIWAIAWHLGLKLYGDEDLLNVGYQLGVGVRNTHGFGMIELQ, via the coding sequence ATGGAGGTGATTGCACTGAGGTTTAAGCTGATTCTTGCCTGTGATAGATCCTTCATTCTTCCCTTCAATTACCCTCGATCGCTCTACGGCTTTGCACTTAAGGCGATAGAGACGTCAGATTTACACATCGCATGGAGGGTGCACAATGTCAAAAAGGATATTAAGTTCGTTCTTTCTGAGCCAAGGGCTGTTGGAAAGAGGGGCAGAGACTGGACCGTAACGAACAGAGGAATCCTCGTGAATTCCAAAAAGTTCAAGCTATACTTCTCTACTGCCGAATTAGCAATAGCAAATGCTTTTGCTGAGGGAATAAGTCAGCTTGAGGAAGTGAAGTTGTTTGGCGTGTCCTTTTGTGTCGAAGAAATTAAGCTCCTAAAAGAACCGAATTCTCTCTCAGGAAAGCCTCTTAAGACACTCTCGCCGATAAGTATTATAGACAACAATCCTCCGAACGGAAAACATCAGTGGGATGTTTCCCCCTTTCAGAGCAAAAACAGTCCTTACAAGAACGAGCCACTCGTGTGGAAACACTTGCTCTTCGAAAATCTGCGCTCTAAGTATCTAATGCTACATGGAGAAACATATGAAGGAAGCTTCGATATTGAAATCCTAGACAAACCAAGACTAAAAGAGAAAAGGTTAATAGCAGATAGAGACAAGAAAACAGGAAAACCAATATGGGCAATAGCATGGCATCTTGGATTGAAGCTCTATGGAGATGAGGATCTCCTAAATGTTGGGTACCAATTGGGCGTTGGGGTTAGGAATACACACGGATTTGGAATGATTGAGCTACAATAA
- the csa3 gene encoding CRISPR-associated CARF protein Csa3: MLVVFPLGFDEKFIVRALIRNKLKKEDKLLAVLPEGYEKEERTITALKNLRGLLKSLTSEDSITIVEVPLGSGEDMVLTIREEVLRHITPDREILAVLSGGMRALTVTTLAALSSLQDVSVRVESDFENLAGFISFDLTPILAPADIRWVRILCALYKGKSVRKTAEEIGMSPATVSRELQRMMSYNLVHPVRAITQVVRYEITEGGLFYLKLYGGDCTEV, encoded by the coding sequence ATGCTCGTGGTCTTTCCACTCGGCTTTGATGAGAAATTCATAGTAAGGGCTCTGATAAGAAACAAGCTAAAAAAGGAAGACAAGCTGCTCGCGGTATTGCCCGAGGGTTATGAAAAAGAAGAAAGAACAATAACTGCCCTTAAAAACCTCCGAGGGCTTCTAAAAAGCCTCACTTCAGAAGACAGTATCACCATCGTTGAGGTTCCCTTAGGAAGTGGTGAGGATATGGTGCTAACGATAAGGGAAGAAGTGTTGAGGCACATTACACCCGACAGAGAGATTCTTGCCGTTCTTTCTGGAGGCATGAGAGCTCTAACAGTTACAACGCTAGCAGCACTTTCCTCTCTTCAAGATGTTTCAGTAAGGGTGGAGAGTGACTTCGAAAATCTGGCTGGCTTTATTTCTTTTGACTTAACACCGATTTTAGCACCTGCTGACATCAGGTGGGTCAGAATTCTCTGCGCCCTCTACAAAGGTAAGAGCGTCAGAAAGACTGCCGAAGAGATAGGTATGTCTCCTGCAACTGTGAGCAGGGAACTTCAAAGAATGATGAGCTACAACCTTGTTCATCCGGTGAGAGCGATTACTCAGGTTGTCAGATATGAAATAACAGAAGGAGGACTGTTCTACCTTAAGCTCTATGGAGGTGATTGCACTGAGGTTTAA
- a CDS encoding CRISPR-associated endonuclease Cas3'': MTCCAFFDKETGECIETMEEHIMTGLELIEKRYIARNYGAFLGKLLGLQKEKADELLRLAYIFHDVGKGLGEFQKRKQGFKYHEYYSALIAREILKDWGKAGIVASTAILLHHHDWIRDGIPQKKRLKLCPECRKLFKKLTGLEVPETISATSTEELTETFRNKLRSVYAILLPVVVADNFSASKNRLGKGTYLGKEILESSKLYGVV, encoded by the coding sequence ATGACGTGCTGTGCGTTTTTTGACAAAGAAACAGGTGAGTGCATTGAGACCATGGAGGAGCACATAATGACGGGGCTTGAACTCATTGAAAAGAGGTATATAGCGAGGAACTATGGAGCATTCCTTGGAAAACTTCTTGGTCTTCAGAAGGAAAAGGCTGATGAGTTGCTTCGCTTAGCTTACATTTTCCACGACGTTGGAAAGGGACTGGGAGAGTTTCAAAAAAGGAAGCAAGGATTCAAGTATCACGAGTACTACTCTGCCCTCATAGCTAGAGAGATACTGAAAGATTGGGGCAAAGCAGGAATTGTGGCATCTACAGCGATACTTCTCCACCACCATGATTGGATACGAGACGGCATTCCTCAGAAAAAACGCCTAAAGCTATGTCCAGAATGTAGAAAATTATTCAAAAAACTAACCGGCTTAGAAGTTCCAGAAACAATCTCTGCCACAAGCACTGAAGAGCTCACCGAGACGTTTAGGAATAAATTGAGATCTGTCTACGCAATTCTACTTCCTGTAGTCGTAGCAGATAACTTTTCGGCTTCAAAAAACCGTTTAGGAAAAGGAACTTATCTCGGAAAGGAAATTTTAGAGTCATCTAAGCTTTATGGGGTGGTTTAA
- the cas3 gene encoding CRISPR-associated helicase Cas3': MISAYKEVVKKLAELKDFKPEPRPLIEEVIKALDSSELPFFLVRAPTGYGKTTISYTLALHSLRDASLYDRVVHVLPMRAIVEDIDMTAKEALGFSKTKMMGSSEEFMHLFPLNVTTADTFTWDILKLNTKRYSLIKAGKEFGYDYLTQASILTSIVIFDEAHFLLEDRRMKEVFLAVLRFLTKEKVPIILMTATLSNGYRELFQEYARNSGYDFDVFELNENDPFARRELSKEFEISIETGNPLDFVGRGRRNLIIVNTVRRAVQIYKNAKSLRFGNIMLIHGRMTAEHKRQLIERLRKWKNEEKFLIIATQVVEAGVDVSADVMITDAAPMNSLLQRFGRVARYEEGKGKIVVIRDADGPYDVEKVQKTISLLDKAENFHPRLPWTYQEIVDAVHGRKKVEVLKVNRAFIGTLVSKLTNPAERSIHVLKWIEVRIRRGEPLLRDFLIPVEVGNDVVLVSPEFLWKLWKNGEVKVLRENVPWIPANKNDTYELAKYVALGKPVKVVLKREYDWECGLA; encoded by the coding sequence ATGATATCTGCATATAAAGAAGTTGTGAAAAAGCTCGCAGAGCTAAAAGACTTCAAACCTGAGCCGAGACCACTCATAGAGGAAGTCATTAAAGCCTTAGATTCCTCGGAGCTTCCTTTTTTCCTTGTAAGGGCTCCAACAGGCTATGGGAAAACCACGATAAGCTACACCTTAGCTCTCCACTCCCTTAGAGATGCCTCCCTCTACGACCGCGTCGTCCACGTCCTGCCCATGCGTGCCATCGTTGAGGACATTGATATGACTGCCAAAGAAGCACTTGGGTTTTCAAAGACAAAGATGATGGGCTCAAGCGAGGAGTTCATGCACCTCTTTCCGCTCAATGTAACCACAGCTGACACGTTTACATGGGATATTCTCAAGCTGAACACCAAGCGCTACAGCCTGATAAAAGCTGGGAAGGAGTTCGGCTATGATTACCTTACCCAAGCGTCGATTCTCACCTCTATCGTTATCTTTGATGAGGCACATTTTCTCCTTGAAGACAGGCGAATGAAGGAGGTTTTTCTAGCTGTTTTGAGGTTTCTCACAAAGGAGAAAGTCCCGATAATACTTATGACAGCAACCCTCTCTAACGGCTACAGGGAGCTCTTCCAAGAATACGCTAGGAATAGTGGCTATGACTTTGATGTTTTTGAGCTCAATGAAAACGACCCTTTCGCAAGGAGAGAGCTTTCCAAGGAGTTTGAAATTTCAATAGAGACTGGAAATCCACTTGACTTCGTGGGACGTGGAAGGAGGAATCTGATCATAGTGAATACCGTGAGGAGAGCTGTGCAGATATACAAGAATGCTAAGAGCTTGAGATTTGGAAATATCATGCTGATTCATGGCAGAATGACCGCAGAGCACAAAAGGCAGCTCATAGAGAGGCTCAGAAAGTGGAAGAACGAGGAGAAGTTTTTGATAATAGCGACGCAAGTTGTAGAGGCTGGTGTGGATGTCTCAGCTGACGTTATGATAACTGACGCAGCTCCAATGAATTCACTCCTCCAGCGCTTCGGTAGGGTTGCAAGATATGAAGAGGGCAAGGGAAAAATTGTGGTAATCAGAGATGCTGATGGACCGTATGATGTAGAGAAAGTTCAGAAAACAATATCACTCCTCGACAAAGCAGAAAACTTCCATCCCCGCCTGCCATGGACGTATCAGGAGATAGTCGATGCCGTTCACGGCAGGAAAAAAGTTGAGGTTCTTAAAGTAAACAGAGCATTTATTGGAACCTTAGTTTCCAAGCTTACCAACCCGGCAGAGCGCTCCATTCATGTACTAAAATGGATTGAGGTGCGGATAAGGAGAGGTGAGCCTCTGCTAAGAGACTTCCTGATTCCTGTTGAGGTTGGGAATGATGTTGTCCTTGTAAGCCCAGAATTTCTGTGGAAGCTGTGGAAGAACGGAGAGGTTAAGGTTTTGAGAGAGAATGTTCCTTGGATTCCTGCGAACAAAAACGACACCTACGAACTCGCCAAGTACGTTGCTCTTGGGAAGCCTGTTAAAGTTGTTCTCAAGAGGGAATATGACTGGGAGTGTGGGCTGGCATGA